In Nothobranchius furzeri strain GRZ-AD chromosome 19, NfurGRZ-RIMD1, whole genome shotgun sequence, the following are encoded in one genomic region:
- the nfyc gene encoding nuclear transcription factor Y subunit gamma isoform X2: MSADAFGSGTSDAQQTLQSFWPRVMEEIRNLTMDFRVQELPLARIKKIMKLDEDVKMISAEAPVLFAKAAQIFITELTLRAWIHTEDNKRRTLQRNDIAMAITKFDQFDFLIDIVPRDDLKPPKRQEEMRQSVAPAEPVQYYFTLAQQAGAVQVQGAQQGQQPGTQTATTIQPGQIIITQPQQGQMLQGANMQQLQQVQVQSQGTPITSAPVAMQVGEGQQVQIVQAAAAQGQAQTAQAQGQTMQVMQQIITNTGEIQQIPVQLNTGQLQYIRLAQPVSGAQVVQGQIQTLTNTQQITQAEVQQGQQQFNQFTDGQQLYQIQQVTMPAGQELTQPMFIQSTNQTADAQVTQVSTD; encoded by the exons ATGTCTGCAGATGCATTTGGGTCTGGAACCAGCGATGCCCAGCAGACCCTGCAGTCCTTCTGGCCGCGTGTCATGGAGGAGATCAGGAACTTGACTATG GATTTCCGCGTTCAGGAGCTGCCGCTCGCACGAATCAAGAAGATTATGAAGTTGGATGAGGACGTCAAG ATGATCAGCGCAGAAGCTCCGGTGCTGTTTGCCAAAGCCGCTCAGATCTTTATCACGGAGCTCACCCTGAGAGCATGGATCCACACCGAGGACAACAAGAGGCGTACACTACAG AGGAATGACATTGCCATGGCAATAACAAAGTTTGACCAGTTTGACTTCCTGATTGACATCGTACCGAGGGACGACTTAAAGCCCCCGAAACGGCAG GAAGAGATGCGTCAGTCTGTAGCTCCTGCAGAGCCGGTGCAGTACTACTTCACCTTGGCCCAACAGGCTGGAGCTGTACAGGTGCAAGGCGCACAGCAGGGTCAGCAACCCGGCACGCAAACGGCCACGACCATCCAGCCCGGGCAGATCATCATCACGCAACCTCAGCAAGGACAG ATGTTGCAAGGTGCCAACATGCAGCAGTTACAGCAAGTGCAAGTGCAATCACAAGGCACACCCATCACG AGTGCGCCTGTTGCTATGCAGGTGGGTGAAGGCCAGCAGGTGCAGATTGTCCAGGCTGCTGCAGCGCAGGGTCAAGCTCAGACGGCACAAGCCCAAGGCCAGACCATGCAGGTTATGCAGCAGATCATCACCAACACGGGAGAGATTCAGCAAATCCCG GTGCAGCTAAATACAGGCCAGCTACAATACATCCGACTAGCCCAGCCTGTCTCCGGAGCGCAAGTGGTCCAGGGACAGATTCAGACTCTGACAAACACCCAGCAG ATCACACAGGCTGAGGTGCAGCAGGGACAGCAGCAATTCAACCAGTTCACTGATGGACAG CAGTTGTATCAGATACAGCAGGTGACGATGCCGGCGGGACAGGAACTGACCCAACCCATGTTTATCCAGTCCACCAACCAGACTGCCGATGCGCAGGTCACGCAGGTCAGCACCGACTGA
- the nfyc gene encoding nuclear transcription factor Y subunit gamma isoform X5: MSADAFGSGTSDAQQTLQSFWPRVMEEIRNLTMDFRVQELPLARIKKIMKLDEDVKMISAEAPVLFAKAAQIFITELTLRAWIHTEDNKRRTLQRNDIAMAITKFDQFDFLIDIVPRDDLKPPKRQEEMRQSVAPAEPVQYYFTLAQQAGAVQVQGAQQGQQPGTQTATTIQPGQIIITQPQQGQSAPVAMQVGEGQQVQIVQAAAAQGQAQTAQAQGQTMQVMQQIITNTGEIQQIPVQLNTGQLQYIRLAQPVSGAQVVQGQIQTLTNTQQITQAEVQQGQQQFNQFTDGQQLYQIQQVTMPAGQELTQPMFIQSTNQTADAQVTQVSTD; encoded by the exons ATGTCTGCAGATGCATTTGGGTCTGGAACCAGCGATGCCCAGCAGACCCTGCAGTCCTTCTGGCCGCGTGTCATGGAGGAGATCAGGAACTTGACTATG GATTTCCGCGTTCAGGAGCTGCCGCTCGCACGAATCAAGAAGATTATGAAGTTGGATGAGGACGTCAAG ATGATCAGCGCAGAAGCTCCGGTGCTGTTTGCCAAAGCCGCTCAGATCTTTATCACGGAGCTCACCCTGAGAGCATGGATCCACACCGAGGACAACAAGAGGCGTACACTACAG AGGAATGACATTGCCATGGCAATAACAAAGTTTGACCAGTTTGACTTCCTGATTGACATCGTACCGAGGGACGACTTAAAGCCCCCGAAACGGCAG GAAGAGATGCGTCAGTCTGTAGCTCCTGCAGAGCCGGTGCAGTACTACTTCACCTTGGCCCAACAGGCTGGAGCTGTACAGGTGCAAGGCGCACAGCAGGGTCAGCAACCCGGCACGCAAACGGCCACGACCATCCAGCCCGGGCAGATCATCATCACGCAACCTCAGCAAGGACAG AGTGCGCCTGTTGCTATGCAGGTGGGTGAAGGCCAGCAGGTGCAGATTGTCCAGGCTGCTGCAGCGCAGGGTCAAGCTCAGACGGCACAAGCCCAAGGCCAGACCATGCAGGTTATGCAGCAGATCATCACCAACACGGGAGAGATTCAGCAAATCCCG GTGCAGCTAAATACAGGCCAGCTACAATACATCCGACTAGCCCAGCCTGTCTCCGGAGCGCAAGTGGTCCAGGGACAGATTCAGACTCTGACAAACACCCAGCAG ATCACACAGGCTGAGGTGCAGCAGGGACAGCAGCAATTCAACCAGTTCACTGATGGACAG CAGTTGTATCAGATACAGCAGGTGACGATGCCGGCGGGACAGGAACTGACCCAACCCATGTTTATCCAGTCCACCAACCAGACTGCCGATGCGCAGGTCACGCAGGTCAGCACCGACTGA
- the nfyc gene encoding nuclear transcription factor Y subunit gamma isoform X1: MSADAFGSGTSDAQQTLQSFWPRVMEEIRNLTMKDFRVQELPLARIKKIMKLDEDVKMISAEAPVLFAKAAQIFITELTLRAWIHTEDNKRRTLQRNDIAMAITKFDQFDFLIDIVPRDDLKPPKRQEEMRQSVAPAEPVQYYFTLAQQAGAVQVQGAQQGQQPGTQTATTIQPGQIIITQPQQGQMLQGANMQQLQQVQVQSQGTPITSAPVAMQVGEGQQVQIVQAAAAQGQAQTAQAQGQTMQVMQQIITNTGEIQQIPVQLNTGQLQYIRLAQPVSGAQVVQGQIQTLTNTQQITQAEVQQGQQQFNQFTDGQQLYQIQQVTMPAGQELTQPMFIQSTNQTADAQVTQVSTD; this comes from the exons ATGTCTGCAGATGCATTTGGGTCTGGAACCAGCGATGCCCAGCAGACCCTGCAGTCCTTCTGGCCGCGTGTCATGGAGGAGATCAGGAACTTGACTATG AAGGATTTCCGCGTTCAGGAGCTGCCGCTCGCACGAATCAAGAAGATTATGAAGTTGGATGAGGACGTCAAG ATGATCAGCGCAGAAGCTCCGGTGCTGTTTGCCAAAGCCGCTCAGATCTTTATCACGGAGCTCACCCTGAGAGCATGGATCCACACCGAGGACAACAAGAGGCGTACACTACAG AGGAATGACATTGCCATGGCAATAACAAAGTTTGACCAGTTTGACTTCCTGATTGACATCGTACCGAGGGACGACTTAAAGCCCCCGAAACGGCAG GAAGAGATGCGTCAGTCTGTAGCTCCTGCAGAGCCGGTGCAGTACTACTTCACCTTGGCCCAACAGGCTGGAGCTGTACAGGTGCAAGGCGCACAGCAGGGTCAGCAACCCGGCACGCAAACGGCCACGACCATCCAGCCCGGGCAGATCATCATCACGCAACCTCAGCAAGGACAG ATGTTGCAAGGTGCCAACATGCAGCAGTTACAGCAAGTGCAAGTGCAATCACAAGGCACACCCATCACG AGTGCGCCTGTTGCTATGCAGGTGGGTGAAGGCCAGCAGGTGCAGATTGTCCAGGCTGCTGCAGCGCAGGGTCAAGCTCAGACGGCACAAGCCCAAGGCCAGACCATGCAGGTTATGCAGCAGATCATCACCAACACGGGAGAGATTCAGCAAATCCCG GTGCAGCTAAATACAGGCCAGCTACAATACATCCGACTAGCCCAGCCTGTCTCCGGAGCGCAAGTGGTCCAGGGACAGATTCAGACTCTGACAAACACCCAGCAG ATCACACAGGCTGAGGTGCAGCAGGGACAGCAGCAATTCAACCAGTTCACTGATGGACAG CAGTTGTATCAGATACAGCAGGTGACGATGCCGGCGGGACAGGAACTGACCCAACCCATGTTTATCCAGTCCACCAACCAGACTGCCGATGCGCAGGTCACGCAGGTCAGCACCGACTGA
- the nfyc gene encoding nuclear transcription factor Y subunit gamma isoform X6 yields MSADAFGSGTSDAQQTLQSFWPRVMEEIRNLTMKDFRVQELPLARIKKIMKLDEDVKMISAEAPVLFAKAAQIFITELTLRAWIHTEDNKRRTLQRNDIAMAITKFDQFDFLIDIVPRDDLKPPKRQEEMRQSVAPAEPVQYYFTLAQQAGAVQVQGAQQGQQPGTQTATTIQPGQIIITQPQQGQVGEGQQVQIVQAAAAQGQAQTAQAQGQTMQVMQQIITNTGEIQQIPVQLNTGQLQYIRLAQPVSGAQVVQGQIQTLTNTQQITQAEVQQGQQQFNQFTDGQQLYQIQQVTMPAGQELTQPMFIQSTNQTADAQVTQVSTD; encoded by the exons ATGTCTGCAGATGCATTTGGGTCTGGAACCAGCGATGCCCAGCAGACCCTGCAGTCCTTCTGGCCGCGTGTCATGGAGGAGATCAGGAACTTGACTATG AAGGATTTCCGCGTTCAGGAGCTGCCGCTCGCACGAATCAAGAAGATTATGAAGTTGGATGAGGACGTCAAG ATGATCAGCGCAGAAGCTCCGGTGCTGTTTGCCAAAGCCGCTCAGATCTTTATCACGGAGCTCACCCTGAGAGCATGGATCCACACCGAGGACAACAAGAGGCGTACACTACAG AGGAATGACATTGCCATGGCAATAACAAAGTTTGACCAGTTTGACTTCCTGATTGACATCGTACCGAGGGACGACTTAAAGCCCCCGAAACGGCAG GAAGAGATGCGTCAGTCTGTAGCTCCTGCAGAGCCGGTGCAGTACTACTTCACCTTGGCCCAACAGGCTGGAGCTGTACAGGTGCAAGGCGCACAGCAGGGTCAGCAACCCGGCACGCAAACGGCCACGACCATCCAGCCCGGGCAGATCATCATCACGCAACCTCAGCAAGGACAG GTGGGTGAAGGCCAGCAGGTGCAGATTGTCCAGGCTGCTGCAGCGCAGGGTCAAGCTCAGACGGCACAAGCCCAAGGCCAGACCATGCAGGTTATGCAGCAGATCATCACCAACACGGGAGAGATTCAGCAAATCCCG GTGCAGCTAAATACAGGCCAGCTACAATACATCCGACTAGCCCAGCCTGTCTCCGGAGCGCAAGTGGTCCAGGGACAGATTCAGACTCTGACAAACACCCAGCAG ATCACACAGGCTGAGGTGCAGCAGGGACAGCAGCAATTCAACCAGTTCACTGATGGACAG CAGTTGTATCAGATACAGCAGGTGACGATGCCGGCGGGACAGGAACTGACCCAACCCATGTTTATCCAGTCCACCAACCAGACTGCCGATGCGCAGGTCACGCAGGTCAGCACCGACTGA
- the nfyc gene encoding nuclear transcription factor Y subunit gamma isoform X4 — protein MSADAFGSGTSDAQQTLQSFWPRVMEEIRNLTMKDFRVQELPLARIKKIMKLDEDVKMISAEAPVLFAKAAQIFITELTLRAWIHTEDNKRRTLQRNDIAMAITKFDQFDFLIDIVPRDDLKPPKRQEEMRQSVAPAEPVQYYFTLAQQAGAVQVQGAQQGQQPGTQTATTIQPGQIIITQPQQGQSAPVAMQVGEGQQVQIVQAAAAQGQAQTAQAQGQTMQVMQQIITNTGEIQQIPVQLNTGQLQYIRLAQPVSGAQVVQGQIQTLTNTQQITQAEVQQGQQQFNQFTDGQQLYQIQQVTMPAGQELTQPMFIQSTNQTADAQVTQVSTD, from the exons ATGTCTGCAGATGCATTTGGGTCTGGAACCAGCGATGCCCAGCAGACCCTGCAGTCCTTCTGGCCGCGTGTCATGGAGGAGATCAGGAACTTGACTATG AAGGATTTCCGCGTTCAGGAGCTGCCGCTCGCACGAATCAAGAAGATTATGAAGTTGGATGAGGACGTCAAG ATGATCAGCGCAGAAGCTCCGGTGCTGTTTGCCAAAGCCGCTCAGATCTTTATCACGGAGCTCACCCTGAGAGCATGGATCCACACCGAGGACAACAAGAGGCGTACACTACAG AGGAATGACATTGCCATGGCAATAACAAAGTTTGACCAGTTTGACTTCCTGATTGACATCGTACCGAGGGACGACTTAAAGCCCCCGAAACGGCAG GAAGAGATGCGTCAGTCTGTAGCTCCTGCAGAGCCGGTGCAGTACTACTTCACCTTGGCCCAACAGGCTGGAGCTGTACAGGTGCAAGGCGCACAGCAGGGTCAGCAACCCGGCACGCAAACGGCCACGACCATCCAGCCCGGGCAGATCATCATCACGCAACCTCAGCAAGGACAG AGTGCGCCTGTTGCTATGCAGGTGGGTGAAGGCCAGCAGGTGCAGATTGTCCAGGCTGCTGCAGCGCAGGGTCAAGCTCAGACGGCACAAGCCCAAGGCCAGACCATGCAGGTTATGCAGCAGATCATCACCAACACGGGAGAGATTCAGCAAATCCCG GTGCAGCTAAATACAGGCCAGCTACAATACATCCGACTAGCCCAGCCTGTCTCCGGAGCGCAAGTGGTCCAGGGACAGATTCAGACTCTGACAAACACCCAGCAG ATCACACAGGCTGAGGTGCAGCAGGGACAGCAGCAATTCAACCAGTTCACTGATGGACAG CAGTTGTATCAGATACAGCAGGTGACGATGCCGGCGGGACAGGAACTGACCCAACCCATGTTTATCCAGTCCACCAACCAGACTGCCGATGCGCAGGTCACGCAGGTCAGCACCGACTGA
- the nfyc gene encoding nuclear transcription factor Y subunit gamma isoform X3 — protein MSADAFGSGTSDAQQTLQSFWPRVMEEIRNLTMKDFRVQELPLARIKKIMKLDEDVKMISAEAPVLFAKAAQIFITELTLRAWIHTEDNKRRTLQRNDIAMAITKFDQFDFLIDIVPRDDLKPPKRQEEMRQSVAPAEPVQYYFTLAQQAGAVQVQGAQQGQQPGTQTATTIQPGQIIITQPQQGQMLQGANMQQLQQVQVQSQGTPITVGEGQQVQIVQAAAAQGQAQTAQAQGQTMQVMQQIITNTGEIQQIPVQLNTGQLQYIRLAQPVSGAQVVQGQIQTLTNTQQITQAEVQQGQQQFNQFTDGQQLYQIQQVTMPAGQELTQPMFIQSTNQTADAQVTQVSTD, from the exons ATGTCTGCAGATGCATTTGGGTCTGGAACCAGCGATGCCCAGCAGACCCTGCAGTCCTTCTGGCCGCGTGTCATGGAGGAGATCAGGAACTTGACTATG AAGGATTTCCGCGTTCAGGAGCTGCCGCTCGCACGAATCAAGAAGATTATGAAGTTGGATGAGGACGTCAAG ATGATCAGCGCAGAAGCTCCGGTGCTGTTTGCCAAAGCCGCTCAGATCTTTATCACGGAGCTCACCCTGAGAGCATGGATCCACACCGAGGACAACAAGAGGCGTACACTACAG AGGAATGACATTGCCATGGCAATAACAAAGTTTGACCAGTTTGACTTCCTGATTGACATCGTACCGAGGGACGACTTAAAGCCCCCGAAACGGCAG GAAGAGATGCGTCAGTCTGTAGCTCCTGCAGAGCCGGTGCAGTACTACTTCACCTTGGCCCAACAGGCTGGAGCTGTACAGGTGCAAGGCGCACAGCAGGGTCAGCAACCCGGCACGCAAACGGCCACGACCATCCAGCCCGGGCAGATCATCATCACGCAACCTCAGCAAGGACAG ATGTTGCAAGGTGCCAACATGCAGCAGTTACAGCAAGTGCAAGTGCAATCACAAGGCACACCCATCACG GTGGGTGAAGGCCAGCAGGTGCAGATTGTCCAGGCTGCTGCAGCGCAGGGTCAAGCTCAGACGGCACAAGCCCAAGGCCAGACCATGCAGGTTATGCAGCAGATCATCACCAACACGGGAGAGATTCAGCAAATCCCG GTGCAGCTAAATACAGGCCAGCTACAATACATCCGACTAGCCCAGCCTGTCTCCGGAGCGCAAGTGGTCCAGGGACAGATTCAGACTCTGACAAACACCCAGCAG ATCACACAGGCTGAGGTGCAGCAGGGACAGCAGCAATTCAACCAGTTCACTGATGGACAG CAGTTGTATCAGATACAGCAGGTGACGATGCCGGCGGGACAGGAACTGACCCAACCCATGTTTATCCAGTCCACCAACCAGACTGCCGATGCGCAGGTCACGCAGGTCAGCACCGACTGA
- the si:ch211-13c6.2 gene encoding uncharacterized protein si:ch211-13c6.2 isoform X2, which yields MVCHVIGRKHRQRYVEMRRPDLATGTLKSQGGKSIRAKAEIVERQDGRGNPKLLTKKARGVEGRLNITRVPPSERQYRKQPTPPKSSRDLPPLLPEFKDYHRRKNPGLELYPDEAGMKRRLEEEDSFSQGHLQEDRGRSYYGEEFDDNKKPDYHRSYEKNQAPRNSRTLGRYEVARYEDEQRPQSQDPADRYYPTEAPVFERHYPERDALEEFYSEEVRRGQDRSRGSQPSSEMMPPEGDEPLWSMERGSGRHDRRHGSSEPEPKRRSLDSTLEHDQSYSNMFNIVKDYHHKTSGPYAEEEFDSPGISGARPPAGQVIRDYDTLTNLPEPFRRFLKAGEDNDRRNKRRSRFSDASPDELNKAKEMFRDDHHRSDRDPRSSGGPMTAQIQYSDPHQTLQNPPFSKGCNSGGAESGTVFDVLKNVEITSAEEAIFLKSKLSSVLEEFQSIKEKKAFENQYRGGASMKHSDLRPDQLPPRAHEYERPPREDPDPRQPKNSGFSDRGRWDQSDPNEHHQEYDHPPHMEPSLSGRGHYEGYEGGTPFYPERLPELMNSPDYRNPDMFFDPHPAAPPPLMEQQSRMQRDPRYSNNLDKITCALLELVARK from the exons ATGGTTTGCCACGTGATTGGACGGAAACATCGTCAGAGATATGTG GAGATGAGGCGTCCGGATTTGGCGACCGGGACCCTGAAATCCCAAGGAGGTAAAAGCATTCGAGCCAAAGCAGAGATAGTTGAGAGGCAAGATGGACGAGGGAATCCAAAG CTACTTACTAAAAAGGCAAGGGGGGTGGAAGGCAGGTTAAACATCACAAGAG TTCCTCCAAGTGAGAGGCAGTACAGGAAGCAACCCACCCCACCAAAATCCTCTCGGGATTTGCCACCTCTGCTACCAGAATTCAAAGATTATCACAGAAGGAAAAATCCAGGACTTGAGCTTTATCCAGATGAGGCTGGCATGAAAAGACGGCTTGAAGAGGAGGACAGTTTCAGCCAAGGCCACCTTCAAGAGGATCGAGGCAGGTCCTATTACGGAGAGGAGTTTGATGATAACAAAAAACCTGATTATCACAGATCGTACGAAAAGAACCAAGCTCCACGAAACAGCAGGACACTTGGGCGGTATGAAGTTGCCAGGTATGAGGATGAACAGCGTCCTCAGAGCCAGGATCCTGCCGACCGTTATTACCCGACAGAAGCACCTGTGTTTGAGAGGCACTACCCTGAAAGGGATGCACTGGAGGAGTTCTACTCTGAAGAAGTCCGGCGTGGCCAGGATCGTTCTCGTGGATCACAGCCCTCATCTGAGATGATGCCCCCTGAAGGTGATGAACCTCTGTGGTCCATGGAGAGGGGATCTGGTAGGCACGACAGAAGGCACGGATCGAGTGAACCAGAACCCAAGAGGAGAAGCTTGGATTCAACCCTTGAGCATGACCAATCGTACAGCAATATGTTTAATATAGTCAaagactatcatcataaaacaagCGGTCCATATGCAGAGGAGGAGTTCGACAGTCCTGGGATCAGCGGAGCAAGGCCACCCGCAGGCCAGGTTATTAGGGACTATGATACTCTGACCAATTTACCTGAGCCATTCAGACGTTTCCTGAAAGCCGGGGAGGATAATGACAGGAGGAATAAACGAAGGAGTCGCTTTTCTGATGCCTCCCCAGATGAGCTGAATAAAGCTAAGGAGAT GTTCAGAGATGATCACCACCGTAGTGATAGAGATCCAAGATCAAGTGGTGGACCAATGACGGCCCAAATACAATACTCAGATCCCCACCAAACACTGCAG aatcCACCTTTTTCCAAAGGCTGCAACAGCGGAGGCGCCGAGTCAGGCACCGTCTTTGACGTTCTG AAAAATGTTGAAATCACAAGTGCAGAAGAGGCCATTTTCCTGAAGAGCAAACTTAGCAGTGTTCTGGAGGAATTCCAAAGCATAAAGGAGAAAAAGGCG tttgAGAACCAGTACCGAGGAGGAGCCTCCATGAAGCATAGTGACTTAAGGCCAGACCAACTGCCTCCTCGAGCACACGAGTATGAGAGACCTCCCAGAGAAGATCCTGACCCCAGACAACCAAAGAACTCCGGTTTTAGCGACAGAGGACGCTGGGATCAGAGTGATCCCAACGAGCATCATCAGGAATATGATCATCCTCCTCATATGGAGCCCTCACTCTCAGGACGAGGACATTATGAAGGTTATGAAG gtggAACACCTTTTTATCCCGAAAGACTTCCAGAACTCATGAACTCACCCGACTACCGGAATCCTGATATGTTTTTTGACCCTCACCCCGCTGCGCCTCCCCCTCTTATGGAGCAACAGAGCAGGATGCAGAGGGACCCTCGCTACTCCAACAATCTGGACAAAATCACCTGCGCTCTCCTGGAGCTTGTGGCAAGAAAATAG
- the si:ch211-13c6.2 gene encoding uncharacterized protein si:ch211-13c6.2 isoform X1 yields the protein MDNIETPYDDEEDFIECRVCEKSLRGETLYKIHVTTPGHLKKEDALVAEGRATRQRLVPKFDNIVDYLKYLNINEPIIGLNYLEEVVGFDPQLGPKYFCRLCNQSAVLAEMVCHVIGRKHRQRYVEMRRPDLATGTLKSQGGKSIRAKAEIVERQDGRGNPKLLTKKARGVEGRLNITRVPPSERQYRKQPTPPKSSRDLPPLLPEFKDYHRRKNPGLELYPDEAGMKRRLEEEDSFSQGHLQEDRGRSYYGEEFDDNKKPDYHRSYEKNQAPRNSRTLGRYEVARYEDEQRPQSQDPADRYYPTEAPVFERHYPERDALEEFYSEEVRRGQDRSRGSQPSSEMMPPEGDEPLWSMERGSGRHDRRHGSSEPEPKRRSLDSTLEHDQSYSNMFNIVKDYHHKTSGPYAEEEFDSPGISGARPPAGQVIRDYDTLTNLPEPFRRFLKAGEDNDRRNKRRSRFSDASPDELNKAKEMFRDDHHRSDRDPRSSGGPMTAQIQYSDPHQTLQNPPFSKGCNSGGAESGTVFDVLKNVEITSAEEAIFLKSKLSSVLEEFQSIKEKKAFENQYRGGASMKHSDLRPDQLPPRAHEYERPPREDPDPRQPKNSGFSDRGRWDQSDPNEHHQEYDHPPHMEPSLSGRGHYEGYEGGTPFYPERLPELMNSPDYRNPDMFFDPHPAAPPPLMEQQSRMQRDPRYSNNLDKITCALLELVARK from the exons AAAGAGGATGCCCTTGTTGCTGAGG GAAGAGCTACCAGACAACGCCTCGTACCGAAGTTTGACAACATTGTGGACTATCTGAAGTACCTGAATATCAACGAACCTATTATTG GTTTAAACTATTTGGAAGAAGTGGTTGGTTTCGACCCGCAGTTGGGCCCCAAATACTTTTGCAGGTTGTGCAATCAATCGGCAGTCCTCGCCGAAATGGTTTGCCACGTGATTGGACGGAAACATCGTCAGAGATATGTG GAGATGAGGCGTCCGGATTTGGCGACCGGGACCCTGAAATCCCAAGGAGGTAAAAGCATTCGAGCCAAAGCAGAGATAGTTGAGAGGCAAGATGGACGAGGGAATCCAAAG CTACTTACTAAAAAGGCAAGGGGGGTGGAAGGCAGGTTAAACATCACAAGAG TTCCTCCAAGTGAGAGGCAGTACAGGAAGCAACCCACCCCACCAAAATCCTCTCGGGATTTGCCACCTCTGCTACCAGAATTCAAAGATTATCACAGAAGGAAAAATCCAGGACTTGAGCTTTATCCAGATGAGGCTGGCATGAAAAGACGGCTTGAAGAGGAGGACAGTTTCAGCCAAGGCCACCTTCAAGAGGATCGAGGCAGGTCCTATTACGGAGAGGAGTTTGATGATAACAAAAAACCTGATTATCACAGATCGTACGAAAAGAACCAAGCTCCACGAAACAGCAGGACACTTGGGCGGTATGAAGTTGCCAGGTATGAGGATGAACAGCGTCCTCAGAGCCAGGATCCTGCCGACCGTTATTACCCGACAGAAGCACCTGTGTTTGAGAGGCACTACCCTGAAAGGGATGCACTGGAGGAGTTCTACTCTGAAGAAGTCCGGCGTGGCCAGGATCGTTCTCGTGGATCACAGCCCTCATCTGAGATGATGCCCCCTGAAGGTGATGAACCTCTGTGGTCCATGGAGAGGGGATCTGGTAGGCACGACAGAAGGCACGGATCGAGTGAACCAGAACCCAAGAGGAGAAGCTTGGATTCAACCCTTGAGCATGACCAATCGTACAGCAATATGTTTAATATAGTCAaagactatcatcataaaacaagCGGTCCATATGCAGAGGAGGAGTTCGACAGTCCTGGGATCAGCGGAGCAAGGCCACCCGCAGGCCAGGTTATTAGGGACTATGATACTCTGACCAATTTACCTGAGCCATTCAGACGTTTCCTGAAAGCCGGGGAGGATAATGACAGGAGGAATAAACGAAGGAGTCGCTTTTCTGATGCCTCCCCAGATGAGCTGAATAAAGCTAAGGAGAT GTTCAGAGATGATCACCACCGTAGTGATAGAGATCCAAGATCAAGTGGTGGACCAATGACGGCCCAAATACAATACTCAGATCCCCACCAAACACTGCAG aatcCACCTTTTTCCAAAGGCTGCAACAGCGGAGGCGCCGAGTCAGGCACCGTCTTTGACGTTCTG AAAAATGTTGAAATCACAAGTGCAGAAGAGGCCATTTTCCTGAAGAGCAAACTTAGCAGTGTTCTGGAGGAATTCCAAAGCATAAAGGAGAAAAAGGCG tttgAGAACCAGTACCGAGGAGGAGCCTCCATGAAGCATAGTGACTTAAGGCCAGACCAACTGCCTCCTCGAGCACACGAGTATGAGAGACCTCCCAGAGAAGATCCTGACCCCAGACAACCAAAGAACTCCGGTTTTAGCGACAGAGGACGCTGGGATCAGAGTGATCCCAACGAGCATCATCAGGAATATGATCATCCTCCTCATATGGAGCCCTCACTCTCAGGACGAGGACATTATGAAGGTTATGAAG gtggAACACCTTTTTATCCCGAAAGACTTCCAGAACTCATGAACTCACCCGACTACCGGAATCCTGATATGTTTTTTGACCCTCACCCCGCTGCGCCTCCCCCTCTTATGGAGCAACAGAGCAGGATGCAGAGGGACCCTCGCTACTCCAACAATCTGGACAAAATCACCTGCGCTCTCCTGGAGCTTGTGGCAAGAAAATAG